A region of the Nerophis lumbriciformis linkage group LG13, RoL_Nlum_v2.1, whole genome shotgun sequence genome:
GTGCCGAGCAGCTTGTCTGAGCCGAGCTATTCCAGCAGTAACTGCGGGAGTCACACGGCCACGACTCTCCACTCTGGCCTTTCCTCTCAGGAATACAGCGCAAACTACAACGGCTCCTACCTGCATTCTAGTTACAGTGGTCAGACCACCCCGGCCCTCCCTTCCCCGCACCCTTCCCCTTTGCACAGCGCTGGGCTCTTACAGCCTCCTCCCCCCACCTTAGTACCGAGCTACAATGGCGGGTCTCCAAACCTTCCCAGCTACAATTATCCTCCGACAGGGTACGCCTCTCAGACGGCTGTCGGCCCTGGTTACAGCCCTGGGGGAGCGCCCCCTCCTTCTGCTTATCTGCCTTCTGGTATCGCAGCCCCCACACCAATCCCTCCCTCCGCACTGCCTGGCTACACCTACCAGTCCCACAATCACACGGCAATTGCCCCGGCACCTTTGAACGGGAGCGCATCCAACTCGTTAAAACGAAAGGCTTTCTACATGAGCGGACATGGGGAGGTGGACTCTAACTACGGTGAATTCAACTACAACCAGCGCTCCTCTCACAGTCCCATGTACAGACTAGCCGACAGCAGTGTCTCCGACTCGACCAGGGGCAATGGCTTTGACAGAAATGCCGAGGCCTCCTCTTTAGCTTTCAAGACGACCAAACAGACAATACCTTCTGATCAGCAAAGAAAATTCAGCATACACTCAAGCGGGGCGCTAACTCCCCCGTCCTTCGGATCGACCAAAAGCTCTGTGGATGAGACCTACAGTAAGTTCGGATCCCCCATTTTGAGCGAACAAAGCGAAGAGCACAGACAGCACCTGCCTCATTCCCTAACAGGGCCTGATATCGCTACTCCTACCTCGTCCATCCATGCTGCTGAGGAGCAACTGAAGAACAGTGATCCAAACCTGGTGGACATGGTGACGGCAGAAATCCTTCAGCAGTGCCCTCCAATGGACTGGAGTGACATTGCCGGACTGGATATGGCCAAAGCGGCCATCAAGGAAGAGATATTGTGGCCCATATTAAGGCCAGACATGTTCAGTGGACTTCACACATTACCTCGTaaccttcttttatttggacctcaGGGATCGGGTAGAACGCTGTTGGCTCGCTGCATGGCCAGCCAGCTGGGGGCCGCCTTCTTGCGGCTCAGCAGCTCAGCTCTGGTGACCAAGTGGTTGGTCGAGGGGGACAAAATCATCCAGGCTTCTTTCCTCGTGGCCCGCTGTCGCCAGCCAGCGGTCGTGTTCATCAGCGAGGTGGACCTCCTCCTGTCGGCCCAGCTCAGCGAGGACAGCCCAGTGAGTCGACTGAAGGCCGAGCTACTCATGCAACTTGATAGTATTTTGTCCTCTGCCGAGGACCACGTTCTGGTGGTCTGCTCCACCAGTAAGCCAGAAGAGATTCCGGAGTCCCTAAGGAGGTACTTTACCAAGCGATTGCTCATCCCCTTACCCGATGGGACGGCACGACACCAGATAATCAGCCAAGTGCTCTCGCAACACAACTACTGTCTCAGTGACAAGGAGATGTCATTACTGGTTCAGAGGACAGAGGGCTTTTCAGGACTCGACGTGGTTCAGCTTTGTCAGGAAGCCGTGGTCGGTGCTCTGCACGGCGTTCCCGCTTCCGACCTGTCAGCCATCCATCCGAGGCAAATGAGGCCGGTCTCCTTTCAAGACTTTgacaatatattttgtaaattCCAGCCCAGCATATCACAAAAAGAACTCGACACGTACACGGAGTGGAATAAAATGTTTGGTTGTAATCAGTGAAAGGTGATCGAGTGATCCAGAACTTGGCTGGAAGAGTCCCAAACACTCTTGATGTGTTCAAGGGTTTTTGTCTTGGACAATTGATCAATTGTCAATATGTACATGGTCCGAGTTACCGTCTGTGCTCGCTAAACGACGTGTACAGGCTCCTCctttttgtatatacatatatatatatatgtatatatatatatgactatacTATTCTGATTTAGTTGCTATCAAGTGCCTGAGGTGGTGCTGTTTAAGTTGTCTTTTTTTGCCTCACAATCTCCATTGGTGACATGTGCTAAAAGTGCGTTCAAAACAAGGAAAACAAGCTTTAAAAAACGAGACAAAAAAACCCGCTTTCTCCTTCCCGTTAGAACAGCAATGTCTGTCGTGTGCTCTCTGTGAATGGTTACTTTCAGCTAACTTAAATAAATGGCTATGGTTTTAGCCGCCATATTTTCTACGTGTAAATGATTTGCTTACAAAAGAAAGGAAACATTTGCATATTTTGACTCCCGTCGGTCGAGCGAGATACGAGTTGATTTCACCTTTTCCTGTAGATACGACTCCGGGGTGAGTTCCTTTACCGCCTGGCTTCACTTTACTATGTAATCGTTGTTGGTTGTATTTCAGTGTTTGAGCTACGTGTACAATTACACAATTCAATGTGGATTCTTTTGACTACTCAGGACAGGGATTATGGTTTTAAGATCAGGAGGTGCGTAGCCCGGCTGACTTTTCAGTTCATACCAACGTTTACGCTTTAGCTGGAAATGACACAAGAAGGTAGCCTACACATTATTTGACATAGAAATATACACATATGGTGTCTGTGGATGTCCTCATTCATCAGGTTCTTCTGTCGATCGGAACCGGACTGTTGGGTTTGACTTGGAATATGTTTCGACTTTCATCTGGGAAAAcctcatcacttcatgctcatagacttagatttaaTGAACTAGATCTGACCTAGTctggactatccatccatccatccattttctaccgcttattccctttggggtcgcggggggcgctggagcctatctcagctacaatcgggcggaaggcggggtacaccctggacaagtcgccacctcatcgcagggccaacacagatagacagacaacattcacactcacatccacacactagggccaatttagtgttgccaatcaacttatccccaggtgcatgtctggactagatctgaccaatctagtctGAACCATATATGTAGTTTGGATTAAATCTGACCTATGTAGTCTGgaacagatctgaccaatctagtctggaccagatctgaccaatctagtctGGATTAAATCTGACCTATCTAGTctggaccagatctgaccaatctagtctGCACCAGATCTGACTAATTTAGTCTGGACTAGATTCAtgatgtgaagcgactgggatgagaatcaacacctccaagtccaagtccatggttctcgcccggaaaagggtggggtgccatc
Encoded here:
- the fign gene encoding fidgetin isoform X2, translating into MITSTAFYGLKMQWTPEHTQWAEQHFDISSTTRSPAHKVEAYRGHLQRTYQYAWANDDISALTASNLLKKYAEKYSGILEGPNERALLCSYTEGTAGLLNGRKSENEPWQEGIYPMNCAPDVISVSKAGMTAALPPTDVSASIGSSPGVPSSLSEPSYSSSNCGSHTATTLHSGLSSQEYSANYNGSYLHSSYSGQTTPALPSPHPSPLHSAGLLQPPPPTLVPSYNGGSPNLPSYNYPPTGYASQTAVGPGYSPGGAPPPSAYLPSGIAAPTPIPPSALPGYTYQSHNHTAIAPAPLNGSASNSLKRKAFYMSGHGEVDSNYGEFNYNQRSSHSPMYRLADSSVSDSTRGNGFDRNAEASSLAFKTTKQTIPSDQQRKFSIHSSGALTPPSFGSTKSSVDETYSKFGSPILSEQSEEHRQHLPHSLTGPDIATPTSSIHAAEEQLKNSDPNLVDMVTAEILQQCPPMDWSDIAGLDMAKAAIKEEILWPILRPDMFSGLHTLPRNLLLFGPQGSGRTLLARCMASQLGAAFLRLSSSALVTKWLVEGDKIIQASFLVARCRQPAVVFISEVDLLLSAQLSEDSPVSRLKAELLMQLDSILSSAEDHVLVVCSTSKPEEIPESLRRYFTKRLLIPLPDGTARHQIISQVLSQHNYCLSDKEMSLLVQRTEGFSGLDVVQLCQEAVVGALHGVPASDLSAIHPRQMRPVSFQDFDNIFCKFQPSISQKELDTYTEWNKMFGCNQ
- the fign gene encoding fidgetin isoform X1 → MLSLLPVCVKLSLDPDSCSCFLVSGLKMQWTPEHTQWAEQHFDISSTTRSPAHKVEAYRGHLQRTYQYAWANDDISALTASNLLKKYAEKYSGILEGPNERALLCSYTEGTAGLLNGRKSENEPWQEGIYPMNCAPDVISVSKAGMTAALPPTDVSASIGSSPGVPSSLSEPSYSSSNCGSHTATTLHSGLSSQEYSANYNGSYLHSSYSGQTTPALPSPHPSPLHSAGLLQPPPPTLVPSYNGGSPNLPSYNYPPTGYASQTAVGPGYSPGGAPPPSAYLPSGIAAPTPIPPSALPGYTYQSHNHTAIAPAPLNGSASNSLKRKAFYMSGHGEVDSNYGEFNYNQRSSHSPMYRLADSSVSDSTRGNGFDRNAEASSLAFKTTKQTIPSDQQRKFSIHSSGALTPPSFGSTKSSVDETYSKFGSPILSEQSEEHRQHLPHSLTGPDIATPTSSIHAAEEQLKNSDPNLVDMVTAEILQQCPPMDWSDIAGLDMAKAAIKEEILWPILRPDMFSGLHTLPRNLLLFGPQGSGRTLLARCMASQLGAAFLRLSSSALVTKWLVEGDKIIQASFLVARCRQPAVVFISEVDLLLSAQLSEDSPVSRLKAELLMQLDSILSSAEDHVLVVCSTSKPEEIPESLRRYFTKRLLIPLPDGTARHQIISQVLSQHNYCLSDKEMSLLVQRTEGFSGLDVVQLCQEAVVGALHGVPASDLSAIHPRQMRPVSFQDFDNIFCKFQPSISQKELDTYTEWNKMFGCNQ